In the bacterium HR34 genome, one interval contains:
- the bioH gene encoding Pimeloyl-[acyl-carrier protein] methyl ester esterase, whose protein sequence is MATSLVVLHGWGSNSQRWQKVKELLESKGISAIIYDLPGFGYQKEPDRPFNLDDYINWVEKNIFSKVDGDFILLGHSFGGRIAIKYCGTRDDKRIKKLILVSSPVRPKHKPFYIDLILKVAKKLSFIPFFDKLRILFYRKILRVEDYIKLKGVMKETFKNIVSEDISIWLEKIKVKTLIIWGDKDKIVSPKLGYELKERINDSELKMIKGCGHAPYLTHPQEFAEIIYSFIKGKKY, encoded by the coding sequence ATGGCAACAAGCCTTGTTGTTTTACACGGATGGGGGTCAAACTCTCAAAGATGGCAAAAAGTCAAAGAATTACTTGAAAGTAAGGGAATTAGTGCTATTATCTATGACTTGCCGGGTTTTGGTTATCAAAAAGAACCAGACAGGCCTTTTAATTTAGACGATTATATAAATTGGGTTGAGAAGAATATTTTTTCTAAAGTTGATGGCGATTTTATATTACTCGGACATTCTTTTGGCGGAAGAATAGCAATAAAATACTGTGGCACTAGAGATGATAAAAGAATAAAAAAACTTATTTTAGTTTCTTCTCCTGTAAGGCCAAAGCATAAACCTTTTTATATAGATTTGATTTTGAAAGTTGCTAAAAAACTATCCTTTATTCCGTTTTTTGACAAATTGCGAATTCTTTTTTACAGAAAAATTTTGAGAGTAGAAGATTATATCAAACTAAAAGGAGTTATGAAAGAAACTTTTAAAAATATTGTTTCAGAAGATATTTCAATTTGGCTTGAAAAAATAAAAGTTAAAACTTTAATAATATGGGGTGATAAAGATAAAATTGTTTCTCCAAAATTGGGTTATGAACTAAAAGAAAGAATAAACGATTCAGAGCTAAAAATGATAAAAGGATGCGGCCACGCCCCTTATTTAACCCATCCACAGGAGTTCGCCGAGATAATTTATAGTTTTATTAAAGGTAAAAAATATTAG